One stretch of Lucilia cuprina isolate Lc7/37 chromosome 6, ASM2204524v1, whole genome shotgun sequence DNA includes these proteins:
- the LOC111680475 gene encoding palmitoyltransferase ZDHHC3: MYAPMHSMSTGDPHNRCCAGRAWCVKDICGVFCAVLTWLLILFAEFVVMRVILLPSPHPVFSTVNTIIFQILAFLAFASHIRTMLSDPGAVPRGNATKEMIEQMGYREGQMIFKCPKCCSIKPERAHHCSVCQRCIRKMDHHCPWVNNCVGENNQKFFVLFTFYIASISVHAIFLVLTSFAECVRNEWRQCSPYSPPATIFLLLFLTFEALMFAIFTIIMLATQLTAILNDQTGIEQLKKEEARWAKKSRLKSIQSVFGRFSLAWFSPFTKPAGKTRFNSHFYSV; the protein is encoded by the exons ATGTATGCTCCCATGCATAGCATGTCAACTGGAGATCCACACAATCGCTGTTGCGCTGGTCGCGCCTGGTGTGTTAAGGATATATGTGGAGTTTTCTGTGCCGTTCTTACATGGCTGCTAATCCTATTCGCTGAGTTTGTTGTAATGCGCGTCATTTTATTACCAAGTCCACATCCAGTATTTAGTACAGTGAACacgataatttttcaaatattagcCTTTTTAGCCTTTGCCTCACACATACGCACCATGTTATCAGACCCG ggTGCTGTGCCGCGCGGTAATGCCACCAAGGAAATGATCGAGCAAATGGGTTATCGTGAGGGACAAATGATTTTCAAGTGTCCCAAGTGTTGTAGTATTAAACCAGAACGTGCACATCATTGTTCGGTGTGTCAGCGTTGTATACGTAAAATGGATCATCATTGTCCATGGGTGAATAATTGTGTGGgcgaaaataatcaaaaattttttgttttatttacg TTTTATATAGCTTCCATCTCAGTGCATGCCATATTTTTGGTCTTAACCTCTTTTGCTGAATGTGTACGCAATGAATGGCGTCAATGTTCACCCTACTCACCACCAGCCACaatatttcttttacttttccTAACATTTGAAGCTTTAATGTTTGCCATCTTTACCATCATTATGTTGGCCACTCAACTAACAGCCATACTCAATGATCAAACG GGCATTGAACAACTTAAAAAAGAAGAGGCCAGATGGGCTAAAAAATCTCGTCTTAAATCTATACAATCAGTTTTTGGACGTTTTTCTTTAGCTTGGTTTTCACCTTTTACTAAACCTGCGGGAAAAACTAGATttaattcacatttttattcagtgtaa
- the LOC111680479 gene encoding peroxisomal membrane protein 11B encodes MNMDKWVQLNNQAAGRDKIARLIQYASRALWDSLESADMRPGVVEDFKSLEYILSTFRKLLRFGKCLDVFYASLRTIHYPDLAIRVTLTMGKISQALFLFADHFLWLARTGLFKSIDAKKWGKYANKYWLLSIIMNLCRDVYEIFRLMDLHKASVKSGISRSMPVRVNSPKDFSRLALHSYGLVLGHKDVFVDTLKNVCDFFIPLTALGYTKLTPRTIGILGAISSMAGLIALIEPTAKLTPA; translated from the exons atGAACATGGATAAATGGGTGCAACTTAACAACCAAGCAGCGGGACGGGATAAAATTGCCCG cttaataCAATATGCCTCACGAGCATTATGGGATTCATTGGAATCGGCAGATATGCGACCGGGTGTGGTGGAAGATTTTAAATCTTTAGAGTATATTTTAAGTACATTCCGTAAAT TATTACGTTTTGGCAAATGTTTGGATGTTTTCTATGCCAGCTTACGCACCATACACTATCCTGATTTGGCTATACGTGTTACTCTTACAATGGGTAAAATTTCCCAAGCCTTGTTCCTATTTGCCGATCACTTTTTATGGCTAGCACGCACTGGTCTTTTCAAAAGTATCGATGCCAAAAAATGGGGCAAATATGCCAACAAATATTGGTTACTATCGATCATTATGAATTTATGTCGTgatgtttatgaaatctttcgCTTGATGGATCTTCATAAAGCTAGTGTTAAGAGTGGTATCTCCCGTTCCATGCCGGTGCGTGTTAACTCGCCAAAAGATTTCTCACGTTTGGCTTTGCATTCTTACGGTTTAGTTTTGGGTCATAAAGATGTATTCGTCGATACGCTTAAGAATGTCTGCGATTTCTTTATTCCTTTGACAGCCTTGGGCTATACTAAGTTGACACCACGAACAATTGGTATTCTGGGAGCTATATCATCAATGGCGGGTTTGATAGCTTTAATAGAACCAACCGCTAAATTGACGCCAGCTTAG
- the LOC111680487 gene encoding transmembrane protein 208, with product MAPQQKGKQGTKGAKQIVEENKGTLSFYRNMALGSAAASLLVNFIFFEVGKVTVIMSILALLTLGAAYQFMAFMSKPKFSETGALVDSGNDLNMEGGIAENVKDLIILTSGTMLLVLISNYFWYLLLLAPLRALWMLWGSVIKPWLDQKNEQEEPEINEKKQRKMERKMRRMR from the exons atggcG CCACAACAAAAGGGCAAGCAAGGCACAAAAGGAGCCAAACAGATAGTGGAAGAAAACAAGGGTACCTTAAGTTTTTATCGTAATATGGCCTTAGGAAGTGCAGCCGCCTCACTGTTAGtcaattttatattctttgaaGTGGGCAAGGTGACAGTG ATTATGAGTATTTTGGCTTTGTTAACCTTGGGGGCTGCCTATCAGTTTATGGCTTTTATGTCTAAACCTAAATTTTCTGAAACAGGTGCTTTAGTGGATTCTGGCAATGATTTGAATATGGAAGGTGGTATTGCGGA AAATGTCAAGGACTTGATTATTTTAACGTCGGGCACCATGTTGTTGGTACTAATCTCCAATTACTTttggtatttattattattggcaCCTCTCAGAGCTTTATGGATGCTTTGGGGTAGTGTGATTAAACCTTGGTTAGATCAAAAGAATGAACAAGAAGAACCCGAAATCAATGAGAAAAAACAACGTAAAATGGAGCGTAAAATGCGTCGCATGAGATGA
- the LOC111680486 gene encoding probable methylthioribulose-1-phosphate dehydratase, with amino-acid sequence MSSIYDNLPLEHPRKLIPALCQQFYHLGWVTGTGGGISIKLNNEIYIAPSGVQKERILPEDLFVQDEEGKDIQIPPDYKHLSKSQCTPLFMLAYRHRNAGAVIHTHSQHAVMATLLWPGEEFRCTHLEMIKGIFDDESKRYLRYDEKLVVPIIENTPFERDLADSMYAAMMKYPSCSAILVRRHGVYVWGATWEKAKTMAECYDYLFSVAVEMKKAGLDPEKFP; translated from the exons ATGTCTTCAATTTACGACAATTTGCCTTTG GAGCATCCTCGCAAATTGATACCGGCTTTATGTCAACAGTTTTATCATTTGGGATGGGTTACTGGCACCGGTGGTGGTATTTCGATTAAATTGaa CAATGAAATTTACATAGCTCCTAGTGGTGTACAAAAGGAACGCATTTTACCTGAAGATTTATTTGTACAAGACGAAGAGGGCAAAGATATACAAATACCACCCGATTATAAGCA TTTATCCAAAAGTCAATGTACACCACTCTTTATGTTGGCCTATCGTCATCGTAATGCGGGCGCTGTTATACATACACATTCCCAGCATGCTGTTATGGCCACTTTATTATGGCCCGGTGAGGAATTTCGTTGCACTCATTTGGAAATGATTAAAGGCATTTTTGATGATGAATCGAAACGTTATTTACGTTATGATGAAAAATTGGTGGTGCCTATTATAGAGAATACTCCGTTCGAAAGAGATTTGGCAGATTCTATGTATGCAGCTATGATGAAATATCCCAGTTGTTCAGCGATTTTAGTTAGACGTCATGGTGTCTATGTTTGGGGTGCCACATGGGAAAAGGCCAAAACTAT GGCGGAATGTTATGATTATTTATTTTCGGTGGctgttgaaatgaaaaaagcTGGTTTAGATCCTGAAAAGTTtccttaa